The Hemiscyllium ocellatum isolate sHemOce1 chromosome 27 unlocalized genomic scaffold, sHemOce1.pat.X.cur. SUPER_27_unloc_12, whole genome shotgun sequence genome includes a window with the following:
- the LOC132807270 gene encoding zinc finger protein 239-like, with protein MVKPEESHTVEKPWKCCDCGRGFHAPSVLEIHRRTHTGERPFSCPECGKGFTCSSHLLDHRRVHTGEKPFSCPECGKGFTYSSHLLAHQRVHTGERPFPCSECGKAFSKSSDLLKHQRVHRGERPFSCPECGKAFSDSSTLLRHQWVHIGKRPFSCPECRKGFTRSSALLTHLRVHTGEKPFSCPECRMAFSRSSHLLRHQRVHTGERPYSCLQCGKCFTQPSNLLTHQRIHTCERPFSCPECGKGFAVSSHLVAHRRVHTGERPFSCPECRKAFSDSSALLRHQRVHTGEKPFSCPECGKGFTRSSTLLTHQRVHTGERPFSCPECRKAFSDSSALLKHQRVHTGERPFSCPECGKRFTFSRNLRKHQRGHQHSQQSDSTTDTAVSPPQD; from the coding sequence ATGGTGaaaccagaggaatcccacactgtggagaaaccgtggaagtgttgcGACTGTGGGAGAGGCTTCCATGCCCCATCTgtcctggagattcatcggcgaactcacaccggggagaggccattctcctgccccgagtgcgggaaaggctttacctgctcctcccacctgctggacCACCGccgagtccacactggggagaagccattctcctgccctgagtgtgggaagggcttcacctactcctcccacctgctggcccaccagcgtgtccacactggggaaaggcccttcccctgctctgagtgtgggaaggccttcagcaaatcctcggacctgctgaagcaccaacgggtccacagaggggagaggccattcagctgccctgagtgcgggaaggccttcagtgattcctctaccctgctgaggcaccagtgggtccacatcgGGAAAAGGCCGTTCTCGtgccctgagtgcaggaagggcttcacccgctcttcCGCTCTGCTGACCCATCTGCGGGTCCACACGGGTGAGAAGCCCTTtagctgccctgagtgcaggaTGGCCTTCAGCAggtcttcccacctgctgaggcaccagcgagtccacactggggagaggccgtactCCTGCCTCCAGTGCGGAAAGTGCTTTACCCagccctccaacctgctgacccaccagcggatccacacctgCGAGAgaccgttctcctgccccgagtgcgggaagggtttTGCTGTTTCCTCCCACCTCGtggcccaccggcgggtccacacgggggagaggccattcagctgccccgagtgcaggaaggccttcagcgattcctctgccctgcttagGCACCAGCGCGTTCACACCGGAGAGAAGCCGTTctcctgcccagagtgcgggaagggctttacccgctcctccacactgctgacccaccagcgggtccacacaggggagaggccattcagctgccctgagtgcaggaaggccttcagcgattcctctgctctgctgaagcaccagcgagtccacaccggggagaggcccttcagctgccctgagtgcgggaagaggTTTACATTTTCCCGCAACTTGCGGAAGCACCAGCGGGGGCACCAGCACTCTCAACAATCAGATTCCACCACTGACACTGCTGTGAGTCCCCCCCAGGACTGA